In the genome of Mucilaginibacter sp. 14171R-50, the window AATTCATCTTTTAAAGTTAAAATAATGCAAACGCGTCGCGCATCCACCTGCCCTCCAGGTCTTTGTACACCTGGCTTACTTCGTGCCCCAGATCTTTAAACACCAGCAGCTTTTTTTTGCCGGGGATGATGTTAAACGTGCCATACTCGTTATAGGGTGGGGCGTAGGGGTCTAACAGGCCTATGCCCATAATGGTATTGCAGGTTAAGTTGGCGGCAAAGTTCTTCCCGTCGTAATAGTTTAAATTATCAAGCACCTTGGTAAAGGTTAAGCCAGGCTGTGTACGTACATATTTTTTGATATCGTTTATTGGCCAGGTAACCTCGCCGTCTAAATTATTTACATCGCATAATATAGGGTTTTGCGCCGAGCACAGGTTAACCCTTTTATCAAGGCTGGCGGTGGCTATGGCCAGGTACCCGCCCATACTACCGCCCGATACCAGTATATTATCGTGCTTAAGGTTGGGCTGCGCGTACACAAAATCAACCGCGCGTATGCAATCCATTATCACCCCGCGCATCACGTACTTGTCGCGGTCTTCTACCCGGTAAAAAATAAACTCGTCGCGGCGGGTATCGATCGGCCCGCGACTATTACCCTGCCCCCTTACGTTTAGGGTGATAATAGCCAGGTCTTCATCCAGACCGGTTATGGGCAATAAGTTAACCTGGTAACCCGGTAAACCCAATAATACGGAAAACTTGCGATTCTTGTTACTGCTGATGGGCACCGTCATCCATCCCCGTATGGTGTAGTTATCCAGCGATTGCATCTCGATAAGGTACACCTTGCGGTTATCGGTGTTCATTTTTGGCATCGGCGTTACCTTAAAGTTTGGTTTCACCTGTGCCAGTTCGGCTTTTGCTTTTTGCCAGAAGGCGTCAAAATCGGCAGGCTTGGGGTACTTAGATCGTATCTCCTCGGGCTTAATGCCAAAAACACGGCGCGTGGTATCGTCGTACTCGCTAATGTTCACCATAAAGTTCACCTTGTAAAAACCCGACTTTAGGGCCGGCAGCTCAAAGGTGTATTTCTCCGCGGCTTTTTTACCGATATGGGCTTTCTGCGTGCCCGAACCTATTTTTTTGCCATGCTGCGTAATCAGGTATGATACCGTGCCCTCCTGCACCACATCGGTAGGGTTTTTTACCTCGAAAGTATATTTGGCGTTGCTATCAAAAATGGCGTTCTTGCTGGCCGAGGTAAGCACGGTAGATATACCCTCCTCGTCGTCCTGGGCTACGGCCGGGCTTATCGCCGCGAAAGTTAACAGGCATAGCAGTAAAAAAAATATCTTGTTTGATGGATTAGCCATATTAAGCCTTAATTGCTGCTGAGTTGTTTTCGGGGTTACGTGGTTGGTTTTTGATCAAAAAATCCGACCTGCGAATATAATGATTTAGCGGCTCCTCTATCAGCTTGAACAACAGGATAGATACCCCGTTAAGGATGATAAAGGCGT includes:
- a CDS encoding acetylxylan esterase, giving the protein MANPSNKIFFLLLCLLTFAAISPAVAQDDEEGISTVLTSASKNAIFDSNAKYTFEVKNPTDVVQEGTVSYLITQHGKKIGSGTQKAHIGKKAAEKYTFELPALKSGFYKVNFMVNISEYDDTTRRVFGIKPEEIRSKYPKPADFDAFWQKAKAELAQVKPNFKVTPMPKMNTDNRKVYLIEMQSLDNYTIRGWMTVPISSNKNRKFSVLLGLPGYQVNLLPITGLDEDLAIITLNVRGQGNSRGPIDTRRDEFIFYRVEDRDKYVMRGVIMDCIRAVDFVYAQPNLKHDNILVSGGSMGGYLAIATASLDKRVNLCSAQNPILCDVNNLDGEVTWPINDIKKYVRTQPGLTFTKVLDNLNYYDGKNFAANLTCNTIMGIGLLDPYAPPYNEYGTFNIIPGKKKLLVFKDLGHEVSQVYKDLEGRWMRDAFALF